One window of the Bos indicus isolate NIAB-ARS_2022 breed Sahiwal x Tharparkar chromosome 15, NIAB-ARS_B.indTharparkar_mat_pri_1.0, whole genome shotgun sequence genome contains the following:
- the LOC139187211 gene encoding olfactory receptor 5AN1-like, whose protein sequence is MIGGGNITEITHFILLGFSDFPRIIVVLFVVFLVIYILTLTWNLSLLILIRMDSHLHTPMYFFLSNLSFMDICYVTSTAPKMLYEFFQRRQIITYVDCVIQNFIFSTMGLSESCLMTAMAYDRYAAICNPLLYSSVMSPALCGRMVLGSYLAGLSATVFQLCFMLQLHFCGPNVINHFFCDLPQLLVLSCTDTFFLHLLTVILTMIFGIVNVSVIMISYIYIVISIMKITTSSGRSKAFNTCASHLTAVTLFYTSGMFVYLSYSSGGSSSFDRFASFFYTVMIPMLNPLIYSLRNQEIKDALRRLQKKSRYC, encoded by the coding sequence atgattggaggaggaaatatcaCAGAGATCACTCATTTTATCCTGTTGGGATTCTCAGATTTTCCCAGAATCATAGTAGTGCTCTTTGTCGTGTTCCTGGTGATATACATTTTGACCCTGACTTGGAACCTGTCGCTTCTCATCTTAATAAGGATggactcccacctccacacccccatgtacttctttctcagtaACCTGTCCTTCATGGACATCTGCTATGTGACTTCCACAGCCCCAAAGATGCTCTACGAATTCTTCCAGAGGCGGCAAATTATCACCTATGTGGATTGTGTTATTCAGAATTTCATATTCTCCACCATGGGGCTGAGTGAGTCTTGCCTCATGACCGCCATGGCTTATGACCGATATGCTGCCATTTGTAACCCACTCCTCTATTCGTCAGTCATGTCGCCTGCTCTCTGCGGTCGGATGGTGCTGGGATCCTACTTGGCTGGACTCTCTGCTACTGTATTCCAGTTGTGTTTCATGCTCCAGCTCCACTTCTGTGGGCCTAATGTCAtcaaccacttcttctgtgacctGCCCCAGCTGTTAGTTTTATCCTGCACTGACACTTTCTTTTTACATCTCTTAACTGTAATATTAACAATGATCTTTGGGATAGTAAATGTTTCCGTTATCATGATATCCTATATCTACATTGTCATCTCCATCATGAAGATCACGACCTCAAGCGGCAGGTCCAAGGCTTTCAACACCTGTGCTTCCCATCTGACAGCAGTTACTCTCTTTTATACCTCAGGTATGTTTGTCTATTTGAGTTACAGCTCTGGTGGTTCCTCCAGCTTTGACAGATTTGCGTCATTCTTCTACACTGTGATGATTCCCATGTTGAATCCCTTGATATACAGTCTGAGGAACCAAGAAATCAAAGATGCCTTGAGAAGGTTGCAAAAGAAGAGTAGGTATTGCTGA